From Lycium ferocissimum isolate CSIRO_LF1 chromosome 12, AGI_CSIRO_Lferr_CH_V1, whole genome shotgun sequence, one genomic window encodes:
- the LOC132039378 gene encoding ethylene-responsive transcription factor 4-like: MAQKENSDATVTFPPHQMRYSGVRKISRGKYIAEIRDPDQKRRVWLETFDTLEKATRFYDLVMWLLRGLMLINNFTQTTEEYLQYANRGGANDGSGSGVKSQAEPLNLELSLAPKEMKKI, encoded by the coding sequence ATGGCGCAGAAGGAAAACAGTGATGCGACGGTGACGTTTCCACCACATCAGATGCGTTATAGCGGTGTGCGTAAGATTTCACGAGGGAAGTACATAGCTGAGATTAGAGATCCCGACCAGAAGAGACGTGTCTGGCTCGAAACTTTTGATACGCTGGAGAAAGCTACTCGTTTCTATGATCTGGTCATGTGGTTGTTACGGGGCCTCATGCTAATAAACAATTTTACTCAGACAACTGAGGAATACCTTCAATATGCTAACCGCGGTGGCGCTAACGACGGAAGTGGGTCTGGGGTCAAGAGTCAGGCAGAGCCTCTCAATCTTGAGCTTTCCCTTGCACctaaagaaatgaagaaaatttga